A stretch of the Halorussus lipolyticus genome encodes the following:
- a CDS encoding InlB B-repeat-containing protein — translation MDVRTLLIVTLLIISSVAPALGVTQSYQDPDPNISVSAPSEVTVGEQFTIQVDGANFGGRAGKYSTISVSFPGHATDSHVNSIYTDLSFELTREAGDTIYDKYGGEMTADYALAEAGVGGSSGWDAGSDNQLSVTVTPQETGTFVFYTRVTLTDDENPDRKFNAPEYGDTTDQQGFEVARFEVDVRANERTLELGVPSEGEVRASPPYSTYRDGQILDYEVGTDVTLEAQPDSGYKFDHWEGDYPSGDRDEKRITVEMDQNRGLMPVFVEDPTEYLLGLDVKGTEGEVHVDPPYDTVSSYVEKQYEEGTDVTLEADPRDGYKFDHWEGDYPSGDRDDSTITVEMDRAKLLRPVFAEVTPEYGLDVDVPGQKGEVEMSPPYDSFSSYVSKSYEEGTDVTLEATPAEGYKFDYWEGDYPYGEEDSQSITVEMDEAKSLTPVFAEVTPEYGLNVDVPDEGGEVEMSPPYDSFSSYVSKSYEEGTDVTLEATASDDYEFDHWKGDYPYGEEDSRTITVEMDEAKSLTPVFEEDITRYSLDASASSDRGDVEISPSGPTGGEEGTYKEGSEVTLEAIPAEGYVFDHWEGDYPDGERDEQTISVEIDADKSLDPVFAEENEKPIPEIEASSQTPTIGETVEFDAEDSEDPDGRIRSYTWTVNGDDPKRGEEVSYEFPDPGEYSVKLVVEDESGDAVTKRYSVTVRDRPSVSIQRDVTKPKIGQHVPLTAVSDDSDVEFEWDTDGDGEFEESGSKVSPAFEVGGKHRVRVRATDSNDVANTATRIINVQKNANFQLNSNRANVVATEESAIVTFTVANIVEKENLNAKLELELPEEGVSIAGVGGGELASRKSTKFIQVTPDDDETLQVRLQINEPGEYEIRGQAVYYFAGQDDRREQTVGPVTITAREPGATTTDDPDDPDDPDDSDDQWTETTEGDTPGFGIAQAVVAMLVVVGLFRRRAS, via the coding sequence ATGGACGTCCGAACGCTCCTTATTGTCACTTTGCTCATTATCTCCTCGGTGGCACCGGCACTCGGTGTCACTCAGAGCTATCAGGACCCCGACCCGAACATCTCGGTCTCCGCGCCGAGCGAGGTGACGGTCGGCGAGCAGTTCACCATCCAAGTGGACGGCGCGAACTTCGGCGGGCGGGCAGGTAAGTACTCGACCATCTCGGTCTCGTTTCCGGGGCACGCGACCGACAGTCACGTCAACAGCATCTACACCGACCTCTCCTTCGAACTCACCAGAGAAGCGGGCGACACGATTTACGACAAGTACGGCGGCGAGATGACCGCCGACTACGCGCTCGCCGAGGCCGGCGTCGGCGGTTCTTCGGGTTGGGACGCCGGGTCCGACAACCAGTTATCGGTCACGGTCACGCCACAGGAGACCGGCACCTTCGTCTTCTACACTCGGGTCACCCTGACCGACGACGAGAACCCCGACCGGAAGTTCAACGCGCCGGAGTACGGCGACACGACCGACCAGCAGGGATTCGAAGTCGCCCGGTTCGAGGTCGATGTCCGGGCCAACGAGCGAACGCTGGAACTGGGCGTTCCCTCTGAGGGTGAGGTCCGGGCGAGTCCTCCGTACTCGACCTATCGAGACGGACAGATTCTCGACTACGAAGTCGGAACCGACGTGACCCTCGAAGCCCAACCCGACTCGGGCTACAAGTTCGACCACTGGGAGGGCGACTACCCCTCGGGCGACCGAGACGAGAAACGAATCACGGTCGAGATGGACCAGAACCGCGGACTGATGCCGGTCTTCGTCGAGGACCCCACCGAGTACCTACTCGGTCTCGACGTGAAGGGGACCGAAGGCGAGGTCCATGTAGACCCGCCCTACGATACCGTCAGTAGCTACGTCGAAAAGCAGTACGAGGAGGGGACGGACGTGACCCTCGAAGCCGACCCGAGAGACGGCTACAAGTTCGACCACTGGGAGGGCGACTACCCCTCGGGCGACCGAGACGACTCGACCATCACGGTCGAGATGGACCGAGCCAAGTTGCTCAGGCCGGTGTTCGCCGAGGTGACACCCGAGTACGGTCTCGACGTGGACGTTCCCGGCCAGAAGGGCGAAGTCGAGATGAGTCCGCCCTACGACTCGTTCAGTAGCTACGTCTCCAAGAGCTACGAGGAGGGAACGGACGTGACCCTCGAAGCGACCCCTGCCGAGGGGTACAAGTTCGACTACTGGGAGGGCGATTACCCCTACGGGGAGGAAGACTCCCAATCGATTACGGTCGAGATGGACGAGGCCAAGTCGCTGACTCCCGTCTTCGCCGAGGTGACACCCGAGTACGGCCTCAACGTGGACGTTCCCGACGAGGGCGGCGAAGTCGAGATGAGTCCGCCCTACGACTCGTTCAGTAGCTACGTCTCCAAGAGCTACGAGGAGGGAACGGACGTGACCCTCGAAGCGACCGCTTCGGACGACTACGAGTTCGACCACTGGAAGGGCGATTACCCCTACGGAGAGGAAGACTCCCGAACGATTACGGTCGAGATGGACGAGGCCAAGTCGCTGACCCCCGTCTTCGAAGAGGACATAACGCGGTACTCGCTCGACGCATCGGCATCGAGCGACCGCGGGGACGTCGAAATCAGTCCCTCCGGGCCGACCGGCGGCGAGGAGGGAACGTACAAAGAAGGGTCAGAGGTCACGCTCGAAGCGATTCCCGCGGAGGGGTACGTCTTCGACCACTGGGAAGGTGACTACCCGGATGGGGAGCGCGACGAGCAGACGATTAGCGTCGAGATAGACGCCGACAAGTCGCTGGACCCGGTGTTCGCCGAGGAGAACGAGAAACCGATTCCGGAAATCGAGGCCAGTTCGCAGACGCCGACGATAGGCGAAACGGTGGAGTTCGACGCCGAGGACTCCGAAGACCCTGACGGTCGGATTCGAAGCTACACGTGGACGGTCAACGGCGACGACCCAAAGCGCGGCGAGGAGGTCTCCTACGAGTTCCCCGACCCCGGCGAGTACTCGGTGAAACTCGTGGTCGAGGACGAAAGCGGTGACGCCGTGACGAAGCGATACAGCGTGACGGTTCGGGACCGACCCTCGGTCTCCATCCAGCGTGACGTGACGAAACCTAAGATCGGCCAGCACGTGCCCCTGACTGCGGTCTCGGACGACTCGGACGTCGAATTCGAGTGGGACACCGACGGAGACGGGGAGTTCGAGGAGTCGGGGTCGAAGGTTTCGCCCGCCTTCGAGGTCGGTGGCAAACACCGGGTTCGGGTCCGCGCAACCGACTCGAACGACGTCGCCAACACCGCGACGAGGATTATCAACGTCCAGAAGAACGCCAACTTCCAACTCAACTCCAACCGGGCGAACGTCGTGGCGACCGAGGAGTCCGCAATCGTCACGTTCACCGTCGCCAACATCGTCGAGAAGGAGAATCTGAACGCGAAACTCGAACTGGAACTGCCCGAGGAGGGCGTCTCGATAGCCGGCGTCGGTGGCGGGGAACTGGCGAGTCGCAAGTCCACGAAGTTCATCCAAGTCACGCCCGACGACGACGAGACCCTGCAGGTCCGCCTCCAGATTAACGAACCCGGAGAGTACGAGATTCGTGGGCAAGCGGTCTACTACTTCGCCGGGCAGGACGACCGGCGCGAGCAGACGGTCGGTCCCGTCACCATCACCGCCCGCGAACCCGGTGCGACGACCACCGACGACCCCGACGACCCGGACGACCCTGACGACTCCGACGACCAATGGACCGAAACGACCGAAGGCGACACGCCCGGATTCGGCATCGCGCAGGCGGTCGTTGCGATGCTGGTCGTCGTCGGACTGTTCCGTCGGCGAGCGTCGTAG
- a CDS encoding SLC13 family permease encodes MTEKSLPTVPRPPDWTVVLGVSAAALAVAGAPTPAGLSPAGQHALATATFASGLWITGALPLAVTSLTIPVWLVALGVYPTLGQALTGFADPVVFLFLATFVLAVALQKHGLDRRVALRLLGRVGTTPRRVVLGVMVPTAVLSMLVSNTATVALMAPISVGVVRQIDATANQSVENLHTATLLGVAYAGSIGGIGTLIGTPPNAIVVGLLADAGYEVDFAEWLVVGLPTVAVTLPLAWYLLIRLYPPENVDVSSARETARASADEAGPLDRSARRVALIFVAVAGLWLLGGLGFLFEDALSPEWYALAFGRENEYQGLLYFVVVGLSAIPVLFLAGGVEWEDAEGIDWGTLLLFGGGLTLADALSDTGATEWLAGEVLSAFGDAPLAVLLAAIVALTVAFSELASNTATAAVLAPVLIEVGREFPLAGMDAAVLLPIASAVAASYGFALPVATPPNAIVFGTGEVTRGQMLRAGSVLDLVFVFVTTGVLLALSVTVLPGVG; translated from the coding sequence ATGACGGAGAAATCGCTTCCCACGGTGCCGCGTCCGCCGGACTGGACGGTCGTCCTCGGCGTCTCGGCCGCGGCGCTCGCGGTCGCTGGTGCGCCGACACCGGCAGGTCTGTCGCCCGCCGGCCAGCACGCGCTCGCCACGGCGACGTTCGCGTCCGGCCTCTGGATTACCGGCGCGCTCCCGCTGGCCGTGACCTCGCTGACGATTCCGGTCTGGCTTGTCGCGCTCGGGGTGTATCCGACGCTTGGGCAGGCGCTGACCGGGTTCGCCGACCCGGTGGTGTTCCTGTTTCTGGCCACGTTCGTCCTCGCCGTGGCGCTCCAGAAGCACGGTCTGGACCGCCGGGTCGCGCTCCGACTGCTGGGCCGGGTCGGGACGACTCCTCGTCGGGTCGTCCTCGGGGTGATGGTACCGACCGCGGTGCTGTCGATGCTCGTCTCGAACACGGCGACGGTGGCGCTGATGGCCCCCATCTCGGTCGGCGTGGTGCGTCAAATCGACGCGACAGCGAATCAGTCGGTCGAGAACCTGCACACCGCGACCCTGCTGGGAGTGGCCTACGCCGGGAGCATCGGCGGCATCGGGACGCTCATCGGCACGCCGCCCAACGCCATCGTGGTCGGCCTGCTGGCGGATGCGGGCTACGAGGTCGATTTCGCGGAGTGGCTGGTCGTCGGTCTCCCGACGGTCGCCGTCACCCTCCCGCTGGCGTGGTACCTCCTGATTCGGCTCTACCCGCCCGAGAACGTAGACGTGTCCTCTGCCCGCGAAACCGCCCGAGCGTCGGCCGACGAGGCCGGACCGCTGGACAGGTCCGCCCGGCGCGTCGCACTCATCTTCGTCGCCGTCGCGGGCCTCTGGCTTCTGGGCGGACTGGGATTTCTGTTCGAGGACGCGCTGTCTCCCGAGTGGTACGCACTCGCGTTCGGCCGAGAGAACGAGTATCAGGGTCTCCTCTACTTCGTCGTGGTCGGCCTCTCGGCGATTCCGGTCCTCTTTCTCGCGGGCGGCGTCGAGTGGGAGGACGCGGAGGGCATCGACTGGGGCACGCTCCTGCTGTTCGGCGGCGGATTGACGCTGGCCGACGCGCTGTCGGACACCGGTGCGACCGAATGGCTCGCCGGCGAGGTCCTGTCGGCGTTCGGGGACGCACCGCTGGCCGTCCTGCTGGCCGCCATCGTCGCGCTGACCGTCGCGTTCAGCGAACTCGCGTCGAACACCGCCACCGCGGCCGTCCTCGCGCCGGTCCTCATCGAGGTCGGTCGGGAGTTCCCCCTCGCGGGAATGGACGCCGCGGTCCTCCTCCCGATTGCGAGCGCCGTCGCCGCGAGTTACGGGTTCGCGCTCCCAGTCGCCACCCCGCCGAACGCCATCGTCTTCGGCACCGGCGAGGTCACTCGGGGCCAGATGCTCCGGGCCGGGTCGGTGCTAGACCTCGTGTTCGTGTTCGTGACGACCGGCGTCCTGCTGGCGCTTTCGGTGACGGTTCTGCCGGGCGTGGGTTGA
- a CDS encoding SHOCT domain-containing protein, with protein sequence MATNAQLSRILIVAVALLLLLPVVTMLFAWPMMGMGWWMHGPVEGGPAGPGGFGGATPTWMFGFWIVGLLLIVGVGYLLYRSVSNGTGDPALEELRQAYARGDLSDEEFEERRQRLRE encoded by the coding sequence ATGGCGACGAACGCACAACTCTCCCGAATTCTCATCGTCGCGGTGGCGCTCCTGCTGTTGCTCCCCGTCGTGACGATGCTGTTCGCGTGGCCGATGATGGGGATGGGGTGGTGGATGCACGGCCCGGTCGAGGGCGGACCGGCCGGTCCCGGCGGGTTCGGCGGGGCCACGCCCACGTGGATGTTTGGCTTCTGGATAGTCGGTCTCTTGCTTATCGTCGGCGTCGGCTATCTCCTCTATCGGTCGGTGTCGAACGGGACCGGCGACCCCGCGCTCGAAGAACTCCGGCAGGCCTACGCTCGGGGGGACCTCTCGGACGAGGAGTTCGAGGAGCGACGACAGCGACTCCGGGAATAG
- a CDS encoding class I SAM-dependent methyltransferase codes for MGFHTFDPESADRLEDESRYRYLSREELVGALDLDSESGSSVADLGSGTGFYTDDVAPFAGDLRAVDVQAEMHDLYREKGVPENVELVTADIGDLPFGDGELDAAFSTMTFHEFASEESLAEVARTLRDGARFVVADWSANGSGDGGPPVEERYSRDEAVELLEDAGFEIRRADERPETCFVVADR; via the coding sequence ATGGGATTTCACACCTTCGACCCCGAGTCGGCCGACAGACTCGAAGACGAGTCGCGGTATCGCTACCTCTCGCGCGAGGAGTTAGTCGGCGCGCTGGACCTCGATTCCGAGAGCGGGTCCTCGGTGGCGGACTTGGGGAGCGGGACCGGGTTCTACACCGACGATGTGGCCCCGTTTGCGGGCGACCTCCGGGCCGTGGACGTGCAGGCCGAGATGCACGACCTGTATCGCGAGAAGGGCGTGCCGGAGAACGTCGAGTTGGTGACCGCCGACATCGGGGACCTCCCATTCGGCGACGGCGAGTTAGACGCCGCCTTTTCGACCATGACCTTCCACGAGTTCGCCAGCGAGGAGTCGCTGGCAGAGGTCGCCAGAACCCTCCGCGACGGCGCGCGATTCGTCGTCGCCGACTGGAGCGCGAACGGGAGCGGCGACGGCGGCCCGCCGGTCGAGGAGCGCTACAGTCGTGACGAAGCAGTCGAACTCCTCGAGGACGCCGGGTTCGAGATTCGGCGGGCCGACGAGCGACCCGAGACGTGCTTCGTCGTCGCGGACCGATAG
- the trxA gene encoding thioredoxin — protein sequence MSEDELESIREQKRDELLGEDDAESETTESAPNEPIHVESVEHFSTVTTDHDVVLVDFYADWCGPCNMLEPTVEALAQKTDAAVAKVDIDQHQGLATQYGVRGVPTLLLFADGEQVEQVVGVQDEATLTQLIERHS from the coding sequence ATGAGCGAAGACGAACTCGAATCTATCCGCGAACAGAAGCGCGACGAACTCCTCGGCGAGGACGACGCCGAAAGCGAGACTACCGAGTCTGCGCCGAACGAACCCATCCACGTCGAGAGCGTCGAACACTTCTCGACGGTGACCACCGACCACGACGTGGTGCTGGTGGACTTCTACGCGGACTGGTGTGGACCCTGCAATATGCTCGAACCGACCGTCGAGGCCCTCGCCCAGAAGACCGACGCCGCGGTGGCGAAGGTGGACATCGACCAGCATCAGGGCCTCGCCACCCAGTACGGGGTCCGAGGAGTCCCGACGCTCCTCCTGTTCGCCGACGGCGAGCAGGTCGAACAGGTCGTGGGCGTGCAGGACGAGGCCACCCTGACCCAACTCATCGAGCGCCACAGCTAA
- a CDS encoding asparagine synthase-related protein, with the protein MVGVIGTTLGSDALDAMVASADAEEWYEIERFAPAERGPAGDVGLALVHHGEKDPGGHATWSGESGVGVVHGAISNRERLGLSHAEIFERVLDRPTVTLPQLSGPFLLAVADREGNLLVASDKLGTRECYVAETDDGVAFGSDLSAVAGRMESPEIDARTASDLLSFGFALGDKSLVAGVRALPPASLLRVGPDGADVSANRYWEPNFSRYSSAGYVERALSSYRRAVSDAAGTVSGRLGLWLSGGLDSRTMAGVLREEYGPFRTFTYDSNPPDESNLAPARSVAESLGVDNDLVLETPDDFAEAYARSVRACDGMVPHQNLVAPSFVFGQLHGKVDAMMEAAPQGEFFGEEIWTSHLDAPSATDAFESMLSFRRESAEDVRAVLDGDTPTGTPPDPDRSIREMVASSSKSSVPNRILDVWFRNFPKNGHFRGNQAVRSQVGMRVPFADGDFLDTVAGMPHRKFRRGTVPLTGGRIPRSMSPLKHAVVRRLDGDLDEIPYERTGLAPKYPLPLHDAGYVGKQLTWQLFTGRPGRWNDWYRQHPDVRRTVNHWLDSARDRALFDGDFVEQLRRRHLAGEADNWGLLSGILNLEVWMQQTVDRETVTPRVARSGRNPF; encoded by the coding sequence ATGGTAGGCGTAATCGGCACGACGCTCGGGTCCGACGCGCTCGATGCGATGGTCGCGTCCGCGGACGCCGAGGAGTGGTACGAAATCGAGCGATTCGCTCCCGCAGAACGAGGACCCGCGGGCGACGTGGGCCTCGCGCTGGTCCATCACGGCGAGAAGGACCCCGGCGGTCACGCCACGTGGTCCGGCGAGTCGGGCGTCGGCGTCGTCCACGGCGCGATTTCGAACCGCGAGCGCCTCGGCCTCTCGCACGCCGAGATTTTCGAGCGCGTGCTGGACCGACCCACCGTAACGCTCCCCCAGTTGAGCGGCCCCTTCCTCCTCGCAGTCGCCGACCGGGAGGGCAACCTGCTGGTCGCCAGTGACAAGTTGGGGACCAGAGAGTGCTACGTCGCCGAAACCGACGACGGCGTGGCCTTCGGGTCCGACCTCTCGGCGGTCGCTGGCCGGATGGAGTCGCCCGAAATCGACGCCCGGACTGCGAGCGACCTGCTGTCGTTCGGGTTCGCGCTCGGCGACAAGTCGCTGGTGGCGGGCGTCAGGGCGCTTCCGCCGGCGAGTCTCCTCCGGGTCGGCCCGGACGGCGCTGACGTTTCGGCGAATCGCTACTGGGAACCCAACTTCTCGCGGTACTCCTCGGCGGGGTACGTCGAACGGGCGCTGTCGTCGTACCGGCGTGCGGTCTCGGACGCCGCCGGGACCGTCTCGGGTCGCCTCGGACTCTGGCTTTCCGGAGGTCTCGACAGTCGCACGATGGCGGGAGTCCTGCGCGAGGAGTACGGTCCCTTCCGGACGTTCACCTACGACTCGAACCCGCCCGACGAGTCGAATCTGGCTCCCGCGAGGTCGGTCGCCGAGTCGCTGGGCGTGGACAACGACCTCGTGTTGGAGACGCCCGACGACTTCGCCGAGGCCTACGCCCGGTCGGTCCGGGCCTGCGACGGGATGGTGCCCCACCAGAATCTGGTCGCGCCCTCGTTCGTCTTCGGCCAACTCCACGGTAAGGTGGACGCGATGATGGAGGCCGCGCCGCAGGGGGAGTTCTTCGGCGAGGAGATTTGGACCTCCCACCTCGACGCGCCCTCGGCGACCGACGCCTTCGAGTCGATGCTGTCCTTCCGCCGGGAGTCCGCCGAGGACGTTCGGGCGGTCCTCGACGGCGACACTCCGACTGGCACCCCGCCGGACCCCGACCGGTCCATCCGGGAGATGGTCGCTTCCAGTTCCAAATCCAGCGTCCCCAACCGAATTCTGGACGTGTGGTTCCGCAACTTCCCGAAGAACGGTCACTTCCGGGGGAATCAGGCGGTCCGGAGTCAGGTCGGCATGCGGGTCCCCTTCGCCGACGGCGACTTTCTCGATACCGTCGCGGGGATGCCTCACCGCAAGTTCCGCCGGGGGACGGTCCCGCTGACCGGCGGCCGCATCCCCCGGTCGATGTCGCCGCTCAAGCACGCGGTCGTTCGCCGACTCGACGGGGATTTGGACGAGATTCCCTACGAGCGGACCGGTCTCGCGCCGAAATATCCCCTGCCGCTCCACGACGCTGGCTACGTCGGCAAGCAACTCACGTGGCAACTGTTCACCGGGCGACCGGGCCGGTGGAACGACTGGTACCGCCAGCATCCCGATGTCCGCCGGACGGTGAACCACTGGCTGGATTCGGCGCGGGACCGCGCGCTGTTCGACGGCGACTTCGTGGAGCAACTCCGGCGTCGGCACCTCGCGGGCGAGGCGGACAACTGGGGCCTCCTCTCGGGAATCCTGAATCTGGAGGTCTGGATGCAACAGACCGTGGACCGCGAGACGGTTACTCCTCGGGTCGCTCGCTCGGGCCGAAATCCGTTCTAA
- a CDS encoding ABC transporter ATP-binding protein, producing MSDSSRLDATDSDRLDAGACENPLLDVSGLVAGYGATEVLHGVSLCVKEGEVVSLVGRNGAGKTTTLRSIVGNVVPSAGTITFDGQDVTDLSPEETVRRNVAFVPEERRIFPELTVAENLKVGQLGGGATAESRDPEEVLAEFENLRDHPNRRGGALSGGEQQMLAIARALVAGADLLLLDEPTEGLAPFVVRRVEELVGSLNDEGISVLLVEQNVEVALELADRHYVLDRGEIVYHGTSDQLRENDEVVDRHLGVSI from the coding sequence ATGAGCGACTCGTCTCGCCTCGACGCCACCGACTCGGACCGGTTGGACGCCGGGGCCTGCGAGAATCCGCTCCTCGACGTGTCTGGCCTCGTCGCGGGATACGGCGCGACGGAGGTCCTCCATGGCGTGTCGCTCTGCGTCAAGGAGGGCGAGGTCGTCTCGCTGGTCGGGCGCAACGGCGCGGGCAAGACCACCACCCTGCGCTCCATCGTGGGCAACGTCGTCCCCTCGGCGGGGACGATTACCTTCGACGGGCAGGACGTGACGGACCTCTCGCCCGAGGAGACCGTCCGGCGGAACGTCGCCTTCGTGCCCGAGGAGCGCAGAATCTTCCCCGAGTTGACCGTCGCCGAGAATCTGAAAGTCGGCCAACTCGGCGGCGGAGCGACCGCCGAGTCGCGGGACCCCGAGGAGGTCCTCGCGGAGTTCGAGAACCTGCGGGACCACCCGAATCGCCGGGGCGGCGCGCTGTCGGGCGGCGAACAGCAGATGCTCGCCATCGCTCGGGCGCTGGTCGCCGGGGCCGACCTCCTCCTGCTGGACGAACCCACCGAGGGCCTCGCGCCCTTCGTCGTCCGGCGGGTCGAGGAGTTGGTGGGAAGCCTGAACGACGAGGGCATCTCGGTCCTGCTGGTCGAGCAGAACGTCGAGGTGGCGCTGGAACTCGCCGACCGCCACTACGTGCTGGACCGCGGGGAAATCGTCTATCACGGCACGAGCGACCAGTTGCGCGAGAACGACGAAGTGGTCGATAGGCATCTGGGCGTCTCGATTTGA
- a CDS encoding ABC transporter ATP-binding protein has product MAVSESADGFDPETETVLRAEGLTKQFGDFTALDGVDLGVRDGEFRSVIGPNGAGKTTLFNCLTGALRPTAGSVHFRGEDVTRLPPHERVRRGMGRSFQISTVFGGLSVRENVRLAAQSVAEGEGRIPFHRKLFSPTDRFESVESRTDEVLSEIGLESRADDYARNLAHGDRRRLELGLVLATDPQLVLLDEPTAGMGSEETQRTISLVEDVLADQTMLLIEHDIDLVMNVSDTVTVLNRGQVLATGTPERIAQDDDVQKAYLGGVRE; this is encoded by the coding sequence ATGGCGGTCTCCGAGAGCGCGGATGGGTTCGACCCCGAGACCGAGACGGTCCTCCGGGCAGAGGGCCTGACCAAGCAGTTCGGCGACTTCACCGCGCTCGACGGCGTGGACTTGGGCGTTCGGGACGGCGAGTTCCGGAGCGTCATCGGGCCGAACGGCGCGGGCAAGACCACGCTGTTCAACTGCCTGACCGGCGCGCTCAGGCCGACCGCGGGGTCGGTCCACTTCCGGGGCGAGGACGTGACCCGGCTTCCGCCCCACGAGCGAGTTCGGCGCGGGATGGGTCGGTCCTTCCAGATTTCGACCGTCTTCGGCGGTCTCTCGGTCCGCGAGAACGTCAGACTCGCGGCCCAGTCGGTTGCGGAGGGCGAGGGAAGGATTCCCTTCCACCGAAAGCTGTTCAGTCCGACCGACCGCTTCGAGTCGGTCGAATCGCGGACCGACGAGGTGCTTTCCGAAATCGGCTTGGAGAGTCGGGCCGACGACTACGCCCGGAATCTGGCCCACGGCGACCGGCGAAGACTGGAACTCGGACTGGTGCTGGCGACCGACCCACAACTGGTCTTGCTCGACGAACCGACCGCGGGGATGGGGAGCGAGGAGACCCAGCGCACAATTTCGCTGGTCGAGGACGTGCTGGCCGACCAGACGATGCTCCTCATCGAACACGACATCGACCTCGTGATGAACGTCTCGGACACCGTGACGGTGCTGAACCGCGGGCAGGTGCTGGCGACTGGAACGCCCGAGCGAATCGCGCAGGACGACGACGTGCAGAAGGCCTACCTCGGAGGTGTCCGGGAATGA